One Streptosporangium sp. NBC_01495 DNA window includes the following coding sequences:
- a CDS encoding ABC transporter permease, whose translation MSPGDRKRTGPAGDLTSPAGAGTSKDVRKRGPRTSRARPQPFRARLKRDWQLLLMALPAVGLLVLFHYVPLLGNVIAFQDYSPYVGIGDSPWVGLANFHWLMFDASFWDATLNTLTITTFQLVFYFPVPILLAVLLDSVVRPRLRLFIQGIVYMPHFFSWVLVVTLFQQMFGGAGLISQTLRDHGYDGIDIMTNPDTFIALVTAETVWKDAGWGTIIFLAALAAINQNLYEAAAVDGASRWRRLWHITLPGLRPVIVLLLILRLGEALNVGFEQFFLQRDAVGRDAAEVLDTFVYWRTLLTGEWSYGAAAGLVKGLVGLVLILVANKVAHRFGEQGIYKRS comes from the coding sequence ATCTCGCCCGGCGACCGTAAAAGGACCGGGCCGGCGGGTGACCTGACCTCACCCGCCGGCGCCGGCACCTCCAAGGATGTCCGTAAAAGGGGTCCGAGGACAAGCCGGGCGCGCCCGCAACCCTTCCGCGCGCGCCTGAAACGTGACTGGCAGCTGCTGCTCATGGCCCTTCCCGCGGTCGGGCTGCTGGTCCTGTTCCACTACGTCCCGCTGCTCGGCAACGTGATCGCGTTCCAGGACTACTCGCCGTACGTGGGCATCGGGGACAGCCCGTGGGTGGGGCTCGCCAACTTCCACTGGCTGATGTTCGACGCGAGTTTCTGGGACGCGACGCTCAACACCCTGACGATCACCACGTTCCAGCTGGTCTTCTACTTCCCCGTGCCGATCCTGCTGGCCGTGCTCCTGGACAGCGTGGTGCGGCCCCGGCTGCGCCTGTTCATCCAGGGGATCGTCTACATGCCGCACTTCTTCTCGTGGGTGCTGGTGGTCACGCTGTTCCAGCAGATGTTCGGGGGCGCGGGCCTGATCTCGCAGACGCTGCGGGACCACGGATACGACGGCATCGACATCATGACAAATCCGGATACGTTCATCGCGCTGGTGACCGCGGAGACGGTCTGGAAGGACGCCGGCTGGGGAACGATCATCTTCCTGGCCGCACTGGCGGCCATCAACCAGAACCTCTACGAGGCCGCCGCCGTCGACGGCGCGAGCCGCTGGCGGCGGCTGTGGCACATCACCCTGCCGGGCCTGCGCCCGGTCATCGTGCTGCTGCTGATCCTGCGCCTCGGCGAGGCGCTGAACGTCGGCTTCGAACAGTTCTTCCTGCAGCGCGACGCGGTGGGCAGGGACGCCGCCGAGGTGCTGGACACGTTCGTGTACTGGCGCACGCTGCTGACCGGCGAGTGGAGCTACGGCGCGGCGGCCGGTCTGGTGAAGGGCCTGGTGGGGCTGGTGCTGATCCTGGTGGCCAACAAGGTCGCCCACCGATTCGGCGAGCAGGGGATCTACAAACGATCATGA
- a CDS encoding carbohydrate ABC transporter permease, with amino-acid sequence MTTPPPWAERPSRAGGLLKGLVLTLIVACVLFPIYMVVLTSLSTQEAVTAAGGLVTVPGGLSPAAYEELFAGGVVTRSVVVSLGVTLVGTAISLTVTVLAAYGLSRPGSLLHRPMLFLILLTFLFGPGLIPNYLLVSSLGLIDTYWSLILPGAVTAFNLVVMRAFFMNIPEEVTDSARIDGASEFRILRTIVLPMSKGVTAVIGLFYAVGYWNSFFNAVLYLNDNAKWPLQVVLRQYVLQGQSLIAGQTGVGTVAGQSPPPSLAIQMAVVVIALLPVLFVYPFVQRHFTKGVIIGAIKG; translated from the coding sequence ATGACGACTCCTCCCCCCTGGGCCGAGCGGCCCAGCCGCGCCGGCGGGCTCCTTAAGGGGCTCGTCCTGACGCTCATCGTCGCGTGCGTGCTCTTCCCGATCTACATGGTCGTGCTGACCAGCCTGTCCACCCAGGAGGCGGTGACGGCGGCCGGTGGCCTGGTCACCGTGCCGGGCGGGCTGTCCCCGGCCGCGTACGAGGAGCTGTTCGCCGGCGGCGTGGTGACCCGGTCGGTCGTGGTCAGCCTCGGCGTGACCCTCGTCGGCACGGCGATCAGCCTGACCGTCACCGTACTGGCCGCCTACGGCCTGTCGCGGCCGGGCTCGCTGCTGCACCGGCCGATGCTGTTCCTGATCCTGCTGACCTTCCTGTTCGGCCCGGGACTGATCCCCAACTACCTGCTGGTCAGCTCGCTGGGACTGATCGACACCTACTGGTCGCTGATCCTGCCCGGCGCGGTCACCGCGTTCAACCTGGTGGTGATGCGGGCGTTCTTCATGAACATCCCCGAGGAGGTGACCGACAGCGCCCGCATCGACGGCGCGAGCGAGTTCCGCATCCTGCGGACGATCGTGCTGCCCATGTCGAAGGGCGTCACGGCCGTCATCGGCCTGTTCTACGCGGTCGGCTACTGGAACTCGTTCTTCAACGCCGTCCTCTATCTGAACGACAACGCCAAGTGGCCGTTGCAGGTGGTGCTGCGGCAGTACGTGCTCCAGGGCCAGTCGCTGATCGCCGGCCAGACCGGCGTCGGCACCGTCGCCGGGCAGTCCCCGCCGCCGAGCCTGGCCATCCAGATGGCCGTCGTCGTCATCGCGCTGCTCCCGGTGCTGTTCGTCTACCCGTTCGTCCAGCGGCACTTCACCAAGGGGGTCATCATCGGCGCCATCAAGGGCTGA
- a CDS encoding CGNR zinc finger domain-containing protein translates to MRISITDYAVGAALAGDLANTSPTVRTTAGDTLPTPEALTRFLAEHGLRLDALADGRSPTGDDVREIHLLRREARGVVETETEDQAVAGAAVLARRAGLSPVLDRDPGGRWQWYVPTAPGASPAEELAAIIGVGLLGAVRALGHGRFRACIAPGCRGVFVDTSRGGRRVYCMPDLCGNRLNVANHRARHRLGSAQ, encoded by the coding sequence ATGCGGATCTCCATCACCGACTATGCGGTGGGAGCGGCTTTGGCCGGCGACCTGGCCAACACCTCGCCCACCGTGCGGACCACGGCCGGGGACACCCTGCCGACCCCGGAGGCGTTGACGCGCTTCCTCGCCGAGCACGGGCTGCGACTCGACGCCCTGGCGGACGGGCGGTCGCCGACCGGCGACGACGTCCGCGAGATTCACCTGCTGCGCCGGGAGGCGCGTGGCGTCGTGGAGACCGAGACGGAGGACCAGGCCGTCGCGGGCGCCGCCGTGCTGGCCAGGCGGGCCGGTCTCAGCCCGGTGCTGGACCGCGACCCCGGCGGGCGATGGCAGTGGTACGTCCCGACCGCGCCGGGCGCGTCGCCGGCCGAGGAGTTGGCCGCGATCATCGGTGTCGGGCTGCTCGGCGCCGTCCGCGCCCTCGGCCACGGCCGGTTCCGCGCCTGCATCGCCCCTGGCTGCCGCGGTGTGTTCGTCGACACCAGCCGCGGGGGGCGCCGCGTCTACTGCATGCCCGACCTGTGTGGCAACCGGCTCAATGTCGCCAATCACCGCGCACGGCACCGGCTGGGCAGCGCCCAGTGA
- a CDS encoding phosphatase domain-containing protein: MQNPEGSATTGPVGEPPLVGAFQLPDGSWIRGRGLRRPPPEGPTPDFGLYLGSDRLRRRHESELRWPHAWIQWPDFLLPRDHDLAVRRIRALHERARAGAAVEVACGGGVGRTGTVVACLAVLAGLAPADAVAWTREHHHHRAVETPWQRRWVLRFPPSLRSDPHDQGADPETSR; this comes from the coding sequence ATGCAGAACCCTGAGGGCAGTGCGACAACCGGCCCGGTCGGCGAACCGCCGCTTGTAGGCGCTTTCCAACTGCCGGACGGCTCCTGGATCCGCGGTCGCGGCCTGCGCCGTCCGCCGCCGGAGGGGCCGACGCCCGACTTCGGGCTGTACCTCGGCTCCGACCGGCTCCGCCGTCGCCACGAGAGCGAGCTGCGGTGGCCGCACGCGTGGATCCAGTGGCCCGACTTCCTGCTGCCCCGCGACCACGATCTGGCCGTGCGGCGAATCCGCGCGCTGCACGAGCGGGCACGGGCGGGCGCCGCGGTGGAGGTCGCCTGCGGGGGCGGCGTCGGACGCACCGGTACGGTCGTCGCCTGCCTCGCCGTCCTGGCCGGCCTCGCCCCGGCCGACGCCGTCGCCTGGACGCGCGAGCACCACCACCACCGGGCCGTCGAGACCCCGTGGCAGCGCCGCTGGGTACTGCGCTTCCCGCCGTCCCTTCGCTCGGATCCGCACGACCAGGGCGCCGATCCTGAGACATCACGCTGA